A region of Gemmatimonadota bacterium DNA encodes the following proteins:
- a CDS encoding TonB family protein, translated as MRRSLAALAVTLLLGSEGCGGEPPAAALRAARPVAGGPEIPYPPELFAKRVEGEVLLYLVVDSAGAVIRDSTRIATSSGHPEFDAAAMAAAPALKFHPATRNDTAVVAPIQVPIRFRLPDSLRTNR; from the coding sequence ATGCGCCGATCACTTGCCGCCCTCGCCGTGACCCTCCTTCTCGGGAGCGAGGGGTGTGGGGGCGAGCCTCCCGCGGCAGCGCTCCGGGCTGCCAGGCCGGTCGCTGGCGGCCCCGAGATCCCCTACCCCCCGGAGTTGTTCGCCAAGCGGGTCGAGGGAGAGGTCCTCCTCTATCTGGTGGTCGACTCCGCCGGCGCCGTGATCCGCGATTCGACCCGGATTGCCACCTCCAGTGGCCACCCCGAGTTCGACGCGGCGGCGATGGCTGCTGCTCCAGCGCTCAAGTTCCACCCCGCGACCCGCAACGACACCGCGGTGGTGGCGCCGATCCAGGTGCCGATTCGGTTCCGGTTGCCGGACTCGCTCCGGACGAATCGATGA
- a CDS encoding rhomboid family intramembrane serine protease, with translation MSGALQDRITPWVGRLIAINAVVLLLQQTLFPSEVLLDLVTFDPARALARPWTFVTYMFVHGGLFHLVGNSIALFVFGPPVERRLGSTAFLFFYLYCGLGAAITSLLLWTVAPSFIYPFIGASGAVLGVAFAFAKFHPDAKLYVFPLPMPIKARTLVAIMAGLDVFGALMGSDGVAHVAHLGGLLCGWLFFVIQGGGKSFEPPHIAPPRARIPVAAPAAELGTGGTAPRRERLTERAPSAPVRDPVMDERLEMDRLLDKISAAGIDALSADERRFLDEAAKRRRGELH, from the coding sequence ATGAGCGGAGCCCTGCAAGACCGCATCACCCCCTGGGTTGGTCGCCTGATCGCGATCAACGCCGTGGTGTTGCTGTTGCAGCAGACGCTCTTTCCGTCGGAGGTCCTGCTCGACCTGGTGACCTTCGACCCGGCCCGGGCCTTGGCGCGGCCGTGGACGTTCGTCACCTACATGTTCGTGCACGGCGGGCTCTTCCACCTGGTCGGCAACTCGATTGCCCTCTTCGTCTTCGGCCCACCGGTCGAGCGTCGCCTCGGCAGCACCGCGTTCCTCTTCTTCTATCTCTACTGCGGCCTCGGCGCGGCGATCACCTCGCTGCTGCTCTGGACCGTCGCGCCGTCATTCATCTACCCCTTCATCGGCGCTTCCGGCGCGGTGCTCGGCGTGGCGTTCGCGTTCGCGAAGTTCCATCCCGATGCCAAGCTGTATGTCTTCCCGCTGCCGATGCCGATCAAGGCGCGGACGCTGGTGGCGATCATGGCGGGGCTCGATGTCTTCGGCGCGCTGATGGGGAGCGACGGCGTGGCGCATGTGGCCCACCTGGGTGGGCTGCTCTGCGGCTGGCTCTTCTTCGTGATTCAGGGCGGCGGGAAGTCCTTCGAGCCACCGCACATCGCGCCGCCGCGAGCGCGCATTCCGGTCGCCGCGCCGGCCGCCGAACTCGGCACCGGCGGCACCGCGCCGCGACGCGAGCGCTTGACGGAACGCGCGCCGAGTGCGCCGGTGCGCGATCCGGTGATGGATGAACGGCTGGAGATGGACCGGCTGCTCGACAAGATCAGCGCGGCCGGCATCGATGCGCTCAGTGCCGACGAACGGCGCTTCCTCGACGAGGCGGCGAAGCGGCGCCGCGGCGAACTGCACTAG
- a CDS encoding pyridoxal-phosphate dependent enzyme: MHTPHPFPYDTVLDTIGQTPLIRLGRVGRDVRTPVFGKAEYVNPGGSVKDRIGLAIIEAAERDGSLKPGGVIVEGTSGNTGVGLAIAAALKGYRCIFTMPDKMSQEKVRLLKAYGAEVVITPTAVPPDHPENYVMKAKQITHDTPGAILANQFYNQVNPEAHYATTGPEIWAQTGGKVTHVVAGAGTGGTISGIGKYLKEQNPAIRIIAGDPVGSLYSGYHRTRTIGTDGAPYKVEGIGGDKAPTTVWWDLIDEFRQCSDRDAMAMARRLAREEGILVGGSAGVNVHLSLQLARELNDPAACIVTILCDTGERYLSKVFNDEWLQENQLLETVKPTVGDLLAKRGGSHPTLVQLAPSAQVRQAVNLMHTWDVSQIPVIEDGRCIGALNEGTLMTQALEQPTLLDRPVREVMEEPYPVVELSLPVDRLAPMLTRESPAALVRDGNTLVGIVSRYDVLQLMIGR, encoded by the coding sequence ATGCACACACCCCATCCCTTCCCCTACGACACTGTCCTCGACACCATCGGCCAGACCCCCCTGATTCGTCTGGGGCGGGTCGGTCGAGACGTCCGCACGCCGGTCTTCGGCAAGGCGGAGTACGTCAATCCGGGTGGCTCGGTGAAGGACCGGATCGGTCTGGCGATCATCGAGGCGGCGGAGCGTGATGGCTCGCTCAAGCCGGGCGGGGTGATTGTCGAGGGGACCAGCGGCAACACCGGGGTCGGTCTCGCGATCGCGGCCGCACTCAAGGGGTATCGCTGCATCTTCACGATGCCCGACAAGATGTCGCAGGAGAAGGTGCGGTTGCTCAAGGCGTATGGCGCCGAGGTAGTGATCACGCCGACGGCGGTGCCGCCCGATCATCCCGAGAACTATGTCATGAAGGCGAAGCAGATCACCCATGACACGCCGGGAGCGATCCTCGCCAATCAGTTCTACAACCAGGTCAATCCCGAGGCGCACTACGCCACCACTGGCCCCGAGATCTGGGCGCAGACCGGTGGCAAGGTCACCCATGTCGTGGCGGGCGCCGGCACGGGCGGCACCATCAGCGGCATCGGCAAGTACCTCAAGGAACAGAACCCCGCGATCCGCATCATCGCCGGCGACCCGGTCGGCTCGCTCTACAGCGGCTACCATCGCACGCGCACCATCGGCACCGACGGCGCGCCGTACAAGGTCGAGGGGATCGGGGGCGACAAGGCGCCGACGACGGTGTGGTGGGACCTGATCGACGAGTTCCGCCAGTGCAGTGACCGCGATGCGATGGCGATGGCGCGTCGCCTGGCGCGCGAGGAAGGGATCCTCGTCGGCGGTTCGGCGGGCGTGAACGTGCATCTCTCGCTGCAGTTGGCGCGCGAGCTCAACGACCCCGCCGCCTGCATCGTCACCATTCTCTGCGATACCGGCGAGCGCTACCTGAGCAAGGTGTTCAACGACGAATGGCTGCAGGAGAATCAGCTGCTCGAGACGGTGAAGCCGACCGTGGGCGACCTCCTCGCCAAGCGCGGCGGTTCGCATCCGACGCTGGTGCAGCTCGCGCCCTCCGCGCAGGTGCGCCAGGCGGTGAACCTGATGCACACCTGGGATGTGTCGCAGATCCCGGTGATCGAGGATGGTCGCTGCATCGGCGCCCTCAACGAGGGGACCCTCATGACGCAGGCACTCGAGCAGCCGACGCTGCTCGATCGTCCGGTGCGCGAGGTGATGGAAGAGCCCTACCCCGTGGTCGAGCTCTCGCTCCCGGTGGATCGGCTCGCGCCGATGCTCACGCGCGAATCACCGGCGGCGCTGGTCCGCGACGGCAACACGCTGGTGGGGATCGTGAGTCGGTATGATGTGTTGCAGTTGATGATTGGACGATGA
- a CDS encoding CGNR zinc finger domain-containing protein, whose product MLQSQQDIGGVLCVDFANGAELPEPVDNPAALREVARFRVLLHRLLRAEALGEGAAERDLGRLNRILSQGQNHRGVLPAVRGYGWGWIGPAEDVARSLWPVAWSAALLLTGPDLARLKCCDGCGRLFVDASRNRSRRWCDMQGCGNRAKVARHRQRVG is encoded by the coding sequence ATGCTCCAATCCCAGCAAGACATCGGCGGTGTTCTATGCGTCGACTTTGCCAATGGCGCCGAGCTGCCGGAGCCGGTGGATAACCCTGCCGCGCTGCGTGAGGTCGCCCGTTTTCGGGTCCTCCTTCACCGGCTGCTTCGGGCGGAGGCGTTGGGTGAGGGAGCCGCCGAACGCGACCTTGGGCGACTCAACCGCATCCTCTCGCAGGGGCAGAATCACCGCGGCGTGTTGCCGGCGGTGCGTGGGTATGGCTGGGGGTGGATTGGTCCGGCGGAGGATGTGGCCCGGTCGCTCTGGCCGGTCGCCTGGTCGGCGGCGCTCCTGCTGACGGGGCCTGATCTGGCCAGGCTGAAATGTTGTGATGGCTGCGGTCGCCTCTTCGTGGACGCCTCGCGCAACCGGTCGCGCCGCTGGTGCGACATGCAGGGGTGTGGCAACCGGGCCAAGGTGGCTCGTCATCGTCAGCGGGTGGGGTGA
- a CDS encoding D-alanine--D-alanine ligase has protein sequence MTASPLRILVLTGGSSAERDVAIASAAQVVTALRSRGHIVHVADTIEGVLDATAEARVLGGRVGIEPPDVGALEAKERGVLFAGLLDEPLVRQADVVFLALHGGRGEDGTVQHLLEVAGIPYTGSGPLASGLAMDKDIAKRLFETAGVPTAAWRMAPTDLTEAVASLGLPLVVKPSKQGSTVGLSVVREVAELVPAIEEAARHDDEVMLEAFVPGRELTVGILGDEALAVGEIIPKHELFDYECKYTPGMSEEIFPADIPETVTREAQRLGLLAHQALKLRGYSRVDFRLTAEGRLFCLEANTLPGMTATSLLPQSAKAAGIGFAELCERICRKS, from the coding sequence ATGACCGCTTCCCCACTGCGCATTCTCGTCCTCACCGGCGGTTCCTCCGCCGAGCGCGACGTCGCCATTGCCTCGGCAGCCCAGGTGGTGACCGCGTTGCGCTCGCGTGGGCACATCGTCCATGTCGCCGACACGATCGAGGGCGTCCTCGATGCCACCGCCGAGGCGCGGGTGCTGGGGGGCCGGGTCGGCATCGAGCCACCGGACGTCGGGGCACTCGAGGCCAAGGAGCGCGGGGTGCTCTTCGCCGGACTGCTCGACGAACCGCTGGTTCGGCAGGCCGACGTCGTCTTCCTCGCCCTGCATGGCGGGCGCGGCGAGGACGGCACCGTCCAGCACCTCCTCGAGGTCGCCGGGATCCCCTATACCGGTTCCGGGCCGCTCGCTTCCGGGTTGGCGATGGACAAGGACATCGCCAAGCGGCTCTTCGAGACGGCCGGGGTCCCGACCGCCGCCTGGCGGATGGCCCCGACCGACCTGACCGAGGCCGTCGCCTCGCTGGGCCTCCCGCTGGTGGTGAAGCCGAGCAAGCAGGGGTCGACGGTCGGGTTGAGCGTGGTGCGGGAGGTGGCCGAACTCGTCCCCGCCATTGAGGAGGCCGCGCGCCATGACGACGAGGTCATGCTCGAGGCCTTCGTCCCGGGCCGGGAACTGACCGTCGGCATCCTGGGTGACGAGGCCCTCGCCGTCGGCGAGATCATCCCGAAGCACGAGCTGTTCGACTACGAGTGCAAGTACACGCCAGGGATGTCGGAGGAGATCTTTCCGGCCGATATTCCAGAGACGGTCACCCGCGAGGCCCAGCGCCTCGGCTTGCTGGCCCATCAGGCACTGAAACTGCGTGGCTACTCGCGGGTCGACTTCCGGCTCACGGCCGAGGGCCGCCTCTTCTGCCTCGAGGCCAACACCCTGCCGGGGATGACCGCCACCTCGCTGCTGCCGCAGTCGGCGAAGGCGGCGGGGATCGGGTTCGCGGAACTGTGTGAGCGGATTTGTCGTAAGTCGTAA
- a CDS encoding RsmD family RNA methyltransferase, translating to MRIVKGKFAGRHLTSPADQRVRPTKEVVRDALLTMLEPDLKGIRVLDLFAGTGALGLEAISRGAKSCDFVEFRPASLHALKANVAALHLLDRTRIFKKDAVPWTAMLEADRYDLAFVDPPYESKVLDRILDMWRAKPFARLLAVEHATSHAIPNGSRRKVFGDCTVTIYKAANSEKRTPVTDDR from the coding sequence GTGCGCATCGTGAAGGGCAAGTTCGCCGGTCGCCACCTGACCTCCCCGGCCGACCAGCGAGTCCGCCCCACCAAGGAAGTGGTGCGCGACGCCCTGCTCACGATGCTGGAACCCGACTTGAAGGGGATCCGGGTGCTCGACCTCTTCGCCGGAACCGGGGCGCTGGGGCTCGAAGCGATCTCGCGCGGCGCCAAAAGCTGCGACTTCGTTGAGTTCCGCCCGGCGTCGCTGCATGCGCTCAAGGCAAACGTGGCGGCGCTGCACCTGCTCGATCGGACGCGGATCTTCAAGAAGGATGCGGTGCCCTGGACGGCGATGCTCGAGGCCGATCGTTACGACCTGGCCTTCGTCGACCCGCCGTACGAGTCGAAGGTGCTCGACCGCATCCTCGACATGTGGCGCGCCAAGCCGTTCGCACGGCTGCTCGCGGTGGAGCACGCGACGAGTCACGCGATCCCGAACGGATCGCGGCGGAAGGTGTTTGGGGATTGTACTGTCACCATCTACAAGGCAGCGAACAGCGAAAAGCGAACGCCAGTGACGGATGATCGATGA
- the mutS gene encoding DNA mismatch repair protein MutS, with product MVEISLADSPLLIQYREIKARHPDAILFFRMGDFYEMFFEDAQVAARVLNITLTSRGDGVPLAGVPVKAAAGYLRQFIAAGFRVAVCEQVEDPKFAKGIVKRAVVETVTPGAFLDEEWTPGSRNNWLVAVAPRGAGEAVGVAALDLTTGEFILETVAADGLAEALGRLSPAEVVVPRESEIALEPEMLRTERERWEFDPALAAEELSRRLAIASLDALGIAADDAAAVGAGGALLRYALELQPQGLPQLARPDVRRPDELCWLDEMTRRNLELVEPLRAGAKGVTLVETLDRTQTPMGARLLRQWVLSPLRDPVRIEARLDAVAALVEAGSARATLRAALDGVRDVERLAARAAAGRVTPRELGALRDSFLALPHVGESVAMLAMRTVPGTDRVAALLEYTAAHFDRLEDLATALARGLVERPPVTLADGGVIAQGYDAELDELRDLRDNGKQALASIQQRERDRTGISSLKVGFNKVFGYFLEVTHANTGAVPEDYERRQTLSNAERYVTPELKDYEAKVLGAEERIGEREAALFGALRDLVGRAITRVQGTARLLARLDVLASLADTAVNERYVRPVVHDGYGLTLRGSRHPVIERMMPRERFVPNDVHFDEVERVHLVTGPNMAGKSTILRQIGLNVVLAQMGSFVPCREAWIGVVDRLFTRVGASDNLARGQSTFMVEMSETSAILHNATARSLVLLDEIGRGTSTYDGVAIAWAVTEYLHDRIGCRTMFATHYHELMQLPEQLAHARNCNVAVRESGDGIVFLHRLEAGGTDRSYGIHVAQLAGLPSGVVGRAREVLGILEADHRVVEGPPPADPDPTQPSLFDLLQAGISSSGEHRARGPVVGATHASPVRSPPKAPAPTPAQRRAAELTERLRALDPNQMTPMEALQALARLRDSMVDDR from the coding sequence ATCGTTGAGATCTCATTGGCCGACTCCCCCCTCCTCATCCAGTACCGCGAGATCAAGGCGCGTCATCCCGACGCGATCCTCTTCTTCCGGATGGGCGACTTCTACGAGATGTTCTTCGAGGATGCGCAGGTCGCGGCGCGGGTCCTCAACATCACGCTGACGTCGCGGGGCGATGGGGTGCCACTCGCGGGTGTGCCGGTGAAGGCGGCCGCGGGCTATCTGCGCCAGTTCATCGCCGCCGGCTTCCGCGTGGCGGTGTGCGAGCAGGTCGAAGATCCGAAGTTCGCCAAGGGGATCGTCAAGCGCGCCGTCGTCGAGACGGTGACACCAGGCGCGTTCCTCGACGAAGAGTGGACGCCGGGGTCGCGCAACAACTGGCTCGTCGCCGTCGCGCCCCGTGGTGCCGGTGAAGCCGTGGGTGTCGCCGCACTCGACCTGACCACAGGCGAGTTCATCCTCGAGACGGTCGCCGCCGATGGTCTCGCGGAAGCACTGGGGCGTCTCTCGCCCGCCGAAGTGGTGGTGCCGCGCGAGAGTGAGATCGCCCTCGAGCCGGAAATGCTCCGCACCGAGCGCGAGCGCTGGGAGTTCGACCCGGCCCTCGCCGCCGAGGAGTTGAGCCGTCGCCTGGCGATCGCTTCGCTCGATGCCCTCGGCATCGCGGCCGACGATGCCGCCGCGGTCGGTGCCGGTGGGGCGCTGCTCCGCTACGCGCTGGAGTTGCAACCGCAGGGACTGCCGCAGCTCGCGCGTCCCGATGTGCGCCGGCCCGACGAACTCTGCTGGCTCGACGAGATGACGCGCCGCAATCTCGAGTTGGTGGAGCCGCTGCGCGCCGGCGCCAAGGGCGTCACGCTGGTCGAGACGCTCGACCGCACCCAGACGCCGATGGGCGCGCGGCTGTTGCGGCAGTGGGTACTCTCGCCGCTCCGCGATCCGGTGCGTATCGAGGCCCGGCTCGACGCCGTCGCCGCGCTGGTCGAGGCGGGGAGCGCGCGCGCCACGCTCCGCGCCGCCCTCGATGGCGTGCGTGATGTCGAACGGCTCGCCGCACGCGCCGCTGCGGGCCGCGTGACGCCGCGCGAGCTCGGCGCGCTGCGCGATTCCTTCCTCGCGTTGCCGCACGTCGGCGAATCGGTGGCGATGCTCGCGATGCGCACCGTCCCGGGCACCGATCGCGTCGCTGCGCTGCTGGAGTACACCGCCGCACACTTCGATCGGCTCGAGGATCTCGCCACCGCATTGGCGCGCGGCCTGGTCGAACGGCCACCGGTGACGCTGGCCGATGGTGGCGTGATCGCCCAGGGGTACGACGCCGAGCTCGACGAGCTGCGCGACCTGCGCGACAACGGCAAGCAGGCGCTCGCCTCGATTCAGCAGCGCGAACGCGACCGCACCGGGATCTCCTCGCTCAAGGTCGGCTTCAACAAGGTCTTCGGCTACTTCCTCGAGGTGACCCACGCCAATACCGGCGCGGTGCCCGAGGATTACGAGCGGCGGCAAACGCTGTCCAACGCCGAGCGCTACGTCACCCCCGAGTTGAAGGACTACGAGGCGAAGGTGCTCGGCGCGGAGGAGCGGATCGGTGAGCGCGAAGCGGCGCTCTTCGGGGCGCTGCGCGACCTGGTCGGCCGGGCGATCACCCGCGTGCAGGGGACGGCGCGCCTGCTGGCGCGGCTCGACGTGCTCGCCTCGCTCGCCGACACCGCGGTCAACGAGCGCTACGTTCGGCCGGTGGTGCACGACGGCTACGGGCTGACCCTGAGAGGGTCGCGCCATCCGGTGATCGAGCGGATGATGCCGAGGGAGCGCTTCGTCCCGAACGACGTGCACTTTGACGAGGTGGAGCGGGTCCACCTGGTCACCGGTCCGAACATGGCCGGCAAGAGCACCATCCTGCGCCAGATCGGCTTGAACGTCGTCCTGGCCCAGATGGGGAGCTTTGTGCCCTGCCGCGAGGCATGGATCGGGGTCGTCGACCGCCTCTTTACCCGCGTCGGCGCCTCCGACAACCTCGCCCGCGGCCAGTCGACCTTCATGGTCGAGATGTCCGAGACCTCGGCGATCCTCCACAACGCCACCGCCCGCTCGCTGGTCCTCCTCGACGAGATCGGCCGGGGCACCTCGACCTACGACGGCGTGGCGATCGCCTGGGCGGTCACCGAGTACCTGCACGACCGGATCGGCTGCCGGACGATGTTCGCCACCCACTACCACGAACTGATGCAGCTCCCGGAGCAGCTCGCCCACGCCCGGAACTGCAACGTGGCGGTCCGGGAGTCGGGCGACGGGATCGTCTTCCTCCACCGCCTCGAGGCGGGGGGGACCGACCGCTCGTACGGGATCCACGTCGCCCAACTCGCCGGCCTCCCCAGCGGCGTGGTCGGCCGAGCGCGGGAGGTCCTGGGCATCCTCGAGGCCGACCACCGCGTCGTCGAAGGGCCACCCCCGGCCGACCCCGACCCAACCCAGCCTTCGCTCTTCGACCTCCTCCAGGCGGGGATTTCGTCGTCGGGCGAGCATCGGGCCCGAGGCCCCGTCGTAGGGGCGACGCATGCGTCGCCCGTACGCAGCCCCCCGAAAGCGCCAGCCCCAACCCCAGCCCAGCGCCGCGCCGCCGAACTGACCGAGCGCCTCCGCGCCCTCGACCCGAACCAGATGACGCCGATGGAGGCGTTGCAGGCGTTGGCCCGACTGAGAGACTCGATGGTCGATGATCGATGA
- a CDS encoding helix-turn-helix transcriptional regulator, which yields MDYQESPPPPPLDGWIRTFWRLRGHGLGQQPVVPDGRMEIVIHLADCFHQIDASGNSSAQDEVMLAGQLTAPLLLAAGASADVIGIRFRTAGARALLGIPLDAMRDSVIPLDAVDRPLSRALLAAARSSTPFEALAQAIGARTTGRPCNGSEHAVRLLAGGSRIAAVAGTVGVSVRTLERRVANDTGLPPKVLQRMIRFRRFYGLCQSGGITGSRAAHLAGYYDQSHAERDFRAFTGTAPIHHFRDTPGMTAALLSHSS from the coding sequence ATGGACTATCAGGAATCTCCACCACCTCCGCCGCTGGACGGCTGGATCCGCACCTTCTGGCGGCTTCGCGGCCACGGGCTGGGACAGCAGCCGGTGGTTCCGGATGGCCGGATGGAGATCGTGATTCATCTCGCGGACTGCTTCCACCAGATCGACGCGTCCGGCAACAGCTCCGCTCAGGACGAGGTGATGCTCGCGGGACAACTCACCGCGCCACTTCTCCTGGCGGCCGGTGCCAGCGCCGACGTGATCGGGATCCGTTTCCGCACGGCCGGAGCACGAGCGCTGCTGGGCATTCCGCTCGATGCCATGCGTGACAGCGTGATTCCACTGGATGCGGTCGACCGCCCACTGTCGCGGGCACTGCTCGCGGCGGCGCGATCGTCGACCCCCTTCGAGGCGCTTGCCCAGGCGATCGGTGCGCGGACGACGGGGCGACCGTGCAACGGGTCGGAACATGCCGTCCGCCTCCTGGCCGGGGGATCACGAATCGCGGCCGTGGCCGGGACAGTGGGGGTCTCGGTACGCACGCTGGAGCGACGGGTGGCCAACGACACGGGACTTCCGCCCAAGGTGCTGCAACGGATGATCCGATTCCGCCGCTTCTACGGACTCTGCCAATCCGGCGGGATCACGGGGTCACGCGCGGCGCACCTCGCGGGTTACTACGATCAATCCCACGCCGAGCGGGACTTTCGGGCCTTCACAGGGACCGCACCGATCCACCACTTCCGCGACACCCCGGGAATGACGGCCGCGCTGCTGTCGCATTCGTCCTAG